ACCGCATATAGAAAATTGGATCGATTGGTATCCGATCTACTCGATATGTCCAGACTGGAATCTGGGAGATTGAAATTGGATCTGCAGTGGGAGGATCCGACCGATCTGATAGAGGATGCGATCCGAGAGACGGAAGAGGAGAAAGGAGATCATATTCTTTCTAGGCAAACGGATGAGAATATGCCCTTAGTAAGAATGGATCGAAGGCTTATGACCCAGGTACTTATTCATCTCATCCAAAATTCTTTCCAACATGCGGGCTCGAAAGCGGAAGTTAGAGTGAGGGCCACCGTTCCCAAAGATCATCTCCTACTGGTGGTGGAGGATAACGGTGTGGGAATTCCAAAAGGCCAGGAATCGAAGATCTTCGAGAAGTTCACAAAAGGGGACGCGACCGCTTCCGGGACGGGGCTCGGGCTTTCCATCTGCAAGGGACTCGTGGAATCCCAGGGCGGAAAGATCTGGGCGGAGAATCTGCCGGAAGGAGGAGTGCGTTTTTCCATTCGACTTCCGGTTTTGACCTTCCCTCCTCTGGAGCAGGAAATTGTCTAATCCAGTATTACTGATCATAGACGACGAGGTCCAAATCCGACGCCTTTTGCGCATGGCGTGCGAAGAAGAAGGTTATAAGGTCGAGGAGGCCATATCGGCCGAGGACGCATTAGAAAAAATTTATGTTGTTCGTCCGGACGCGGTTTTATTGGATTTGGGACTACCCGGAAAGGGCGGAGAGGAATTTCTCTCACAGCTCAGGGAATCAGGTTCCAAGATACCGATTCTCGTACTCAGCGTGAAGAATTCGGAAAAGGATAAGATCCGACTTTTGGACGCCGGCGCGGACGATTATCTTTCCAAGCCTTTCGGAGTGGGGGAGTTGCTGGCTAGGATTCGGGTGATGTTACGCCATTCTACTCCGGAAAAGACGGACGTAAGAGTAAGGCTTGGTCCTCTGGAAATGGATTTCTCCACTCGCAAAGTAATTAAGAACGGAGAGGAAATCCGTCTGACTCCTACGGAATATTCTTTTCTGAAATTGTTAGCATCTTATCCCGGAAAGATCGTGACTCAGGCACAGATCCTGAAGGAACTCTGGGGGCCGGATCAGTTCAGTGATCCAGGATATCTAAGAGTATACGTGAATCAGATACGTAAGAAAATAGAAACGAATCCCGCAAAGCCGGAGATTCTGATCACGGAACCGGGTGTGGGTTATTTTTTAAAAGAGGACTAAAGTTCGAATTCACAATCCTTTGGATTCGTCGAAGCGGATGAGAAAAAGTCCGGAACCTTCCGAGAGTTCCCAATTTCTGAGATCCGGTTCCTCTTCCCAGGTTTCCAGATCGCAAAGGATGAGATCCGCCTCCGAGAGTATATGGGGATCCTGGCCTCTTAGAATCGGTATTTTCTCTTTTTTTAATATATTTCTCTCTTTTGAGGAAAGATGCGGCACTCTTCCTCTCGGATCCCATACGGAAATTTTGGCGCCTAGATTTTTAGCCAGGGATTGCGAAAGAGATAATAGTTTTGCGTCCTTGTCGGAATACATTGCGAGGATTATCCGGTCCAATTCTCCCAATTTCTCCGAGACCAGAATTCCTGCGTTGCCGGTGGATTCGGATAATAACGTGCGGATCTTACCTCCCAAGACGTCGTCACTAAAAAGGGATCTCGCGCCGCCCGTCAGAAACATATTATAATTTCCTGACTGGATGGTTTTTAAGATGTCCCGGGTAACGTTATCCGAAGGTTTATATAAAGTTTTCAACTTCAGCCCCAGTTCCCTGGAAAGTTTGAACAAGGGCTCGAAGCTCGTCTTTTCGTATTTCTGTGCGGTCTTTCCGGAAATCCATGAGTCGGGTGTGAGGTGCAAAGCAGTCACGGATTTTTTCTTGGTTCCGTTATGAAAGAGTCCCGATGCCAAACGAAGAAGGTCTATCCCTCTGGAATGAAGTGCAAACGCCAAAAGTATACCTTCTTCCTTTTGGGAATCGTCCGATGCAAAGATCCGATCGATCAGATTGAGAGTGGGGCCGGTCATATAAGTGGTGACGAGCGCCATAAGCACCATCATGGAAAAAACTTGGGAGGAAAGGATTCCTATATCGTAGCCTATATTTAGGACGATCAATTCCATGAGGCCTCTCGTATTCATGAGGGCTCCTAAGGAAAGGGAATCCTTCCAAGACTTGCCGGAGATTTTGGCGGCGAATGCGCTTCCCGCGAATTTACCTATGATGGCGACGGAAAGAACAAAGGCGAATTCGGACCATAGATTTCCTTCGTTTAGGAGTCCGATTTGGGTTCTGATTCCGGTTAACGCGAAGAATAGAGGAAGAAAAATCGCAGTACTCAAATCCTCCACTTTCTCCGCGAGTAATGTCCTGAGTTTGGGTTTATCAGGCATCACCACTCCGGCCAGGAAGGCTCCGAATAAAGCGTGGATTCCTATGGATTCGGTAATCCATGCGGAAGCGACCGGAAAGAGTAGGAAGAATGCCACCGCGGTCTTAGTGAACGCCTCCCTGTTCGTGAAGATTCTTCCCGCCCTATGCATGGCTGGTTGGACCAATTTCCACATTATAAGAACATAAACTAATGCGAGAAGAATGGTGAGTAGTCCAGGA
This sequence is a window from Leptospira wolffii serovar Khorat str. Khorat-H2. Protein-coding genes within it:
- a CDS encoding cation:proton antiporter — protein: MKRNAVFYLLLILVFFACFFLVVKQGQILENAKPGVRISDSILPGSDSSWDGWETWKNAGKKLLAGFHEPLPLLLLQIGIVIVATRIFGKLAVTIRQPFVVGEILAGILLGPSLIGTLFPETYQFLFPKASLSSLQLLSQIGLVFFMFVVGMELDLKVLRNQADSAILISHASILAPFLLGGVLAISLYPNLAPSGVSFLAFSLFMGIGMSITAFPVLARIVQERGLTKTKLGGLALTCAASDDLTAWCLLAVVIALVHAGGLLPGLLTILLALVYVLIMWKLVQPAMHRAGRIFTNREAFTKTAVAFFLLFPVASAWITESIGIHALFGAFLAGVVMPDKPKLRTLLAEKVEDLSTAIFLPLFFALTGIRTQIGLLNEGNLWSEFAFVLSVAIIGKFAGSAFAAKISGKSWKDSLSLGALMNTRGLMELIVLNIGYDIGILSSQVFSMMVLMALVTTYMTGPTLNLIDRIFASDDSQKEEGILLAFALHSRGIDLLRLASGLFHNGTKKKSVTALHLTPDSWISGKTAQKYEKTSFEPLFKLSRELGLKLKTLYKPSDNVTRDILKTIQSGNYNMFLTGGARSLFSDDVLGGKIRTLLSESTGNAGILVSEKLGELDRIILAMYSDKDAKLLSLSQSLAKNLGAKISVWDPRGRVPHLSSKERNILKKEKIPILRGQDPHILSEADLILCDLETWEEEPDLRNWELSEGSGLFLIRFDESKGL
- a CDS encoding response regulator, which produces MSNPVLLIIDDEVQIRRLLRMACEEEGYKVEEAISAEDALEKIYVVRPDAVLLDLGLPGKGGEEFLSQLRESGSKIPILVLSVKNSEKDKIRLLDAGADDYLSKPFGVGELLARIRVMLRHSTPEKTDVRVRLGPLEMDFSTRKVIKNGEEIRLTPTEYSFLKLLASYPGKIVTQAQILKELWGPDQFSDPGYLRVYVNQIRKKIETNPAKPEILITEPGVGYFLKED